In a genomic window of Sarcophilus harrisii chromosome 4, mSarHar1.11, whole genome shotgun sequence:
- the GPR25 gene encoding probable G-protein coupled receptor 25, translating into MSTESWSPSPGEGDEGYEWSGDYEEPNVCPIVDLPYSHIYIPLLYLAAFGAGLMGNSFVVWLLARRQGPRRLVDTFVLHLAVADLVFVVTLPFWATAAGLGGRWTFGEDLCKVSSFLIAVTRCASTLLLTGMSVDRYLAVVKLLDSRSLRNQSCILTTCGVTWTISIVAGVPSLVYRKLLPMPVGPGSRCADDPTDIFQWLSLLVLLLTFIFPLGITLFCYFLISRRLWNPPHLGRGRKNSLRIIFAIVGTFTCSWLPFSILKTFFHIAHLRTLPLDCPLLLALHWGLTLSTCLAFVNSSANPIIYLFLDRSFRARALGSCKHTHPPLTSRVSSASSLSGGDSSIFQGRALKRGRNPHMCPRLSSPSTP; encoded by the coding sequence ATGTCAACAGAATCCTGGAGCCCCAGCCCTGGAGAGGGAGATGAAGGCTATGAGTGGTCAGGAGATTATGAAGAGCCAAATGTCTGTCCCATTGTTGATCTCCCCTACAGCCATATCTATATTCCTCTCCTCTACCTGGCAGCCTTTGGAGCCGGGCTGATGGGCAACTCCTTTGTGGTTTGGCTGCTAGCCAGGCGGCAGGGTCCAAGGAGGCTTGTGGATACCTTCGTCCTCCACCTGGCAGTGGCCGACCTGGTTTTTGTGGTCACCCTGCCCTTCTGGGCCACAGCTGCAGGCCTGGGAGGCCGTTGGACCTTTGGGGAGGATCTGTGCAAAGTTAGCAGTTTTCTTATCGCCGTGACCCGATGTGCCAGTACATTGCTTTTGACTGGCATGAGTGTTGATCGATACCTGGCCGTGGTGAAACTCCTGGATTCTAGGTCTCTTCGAAACCAAAGCTGCATTCTGACCACATGTGGAGTGACCTGGACCATCTCCATTGTGGCGGGTGTTCCCTCCTTGGTCTACAGGAAACTGCTGCCCATGCCGGTGGGTCCAGGAAGCCGCTGTGCAGATGACCCTACTGACATCTTCCAATGGCTCAGTCTCCTGGTCCTCTTGCTCACATTCATCTTCCCACTGGGTATCACCCTTTTTTGCTACTTCCTTATATCTCGACGTCTCTGGAACCCTCCCCACCTAGGCCGGGGCCGAAAGAACTCTCTCAGGATCATTTTTGCCATCGTAGGCACCTTCACCTGCTCCTGGTTACCCTTTAGCATCCTGAAGACCTTTTTCCACATTGCCCACTTGAGGACTCTGCCTTTGGACTGCCCGCTACTCCTGGCATTACACTGGGGTCTCACCCTCTCTACCTGCCTCGCCTTTGTCAACAGCAGTGCCAACCCCATCATCTACCTGTTTCTGGATCGATCCTTCCGGGCTCGGGCACTGGGGTCATGCAAGCACACCCACCCTCCCCTGACAAGCAGAGTGAGCTCAGCCTCATCTCTCTCAGGAGGGGACAGCTCCATATTCCAAGGGAGGGCCTTGAAACGGGGTCGGAATCCCCACATGTGTCCTAGACTTTCCTCACCCTCAACTCCATGA